The sequence AGCCCGACTCACTCAGCGACGGAGATTTTGATTACCGTCTCGGCCTCTCTGCCAAGCTCGATCAGGGCTTTCGCCAGGCCTACAACTACAACGGCGTCAAAGCCTACGCGGAAGTCTATAAAGACGCCATCAAGGTCATGAAGAGTGAAGACCTCGATGCCTTTGATCTCAGCAAAGAATCTGCTGAAACCCATGCTATTTATGGCGAAGGCAATTTCTCCCAGGGCTGCCTGCTCGCCCGCCGACTCATCGAACACGGCGTGAAGTTCGTCGAAGTCACCCTCGGTGGCTGGGACATGCACCAGGACATCTACGCCCGCCTGCCAGAGCGTGCCGCCGAGCTCGATAAAGCCGTCGGTGCCCTGCTCAGTGACCTGGATCGCCGTGGGCTGCTCGATGACACACTGGTCGTCCTCACCTCTGAATTCGGCCGCACACCGAAGATCAATCAAAACGACGGACGCGATCACTATCCGAAGGCCTTCAGCTCTGTCCTCTGGGGCGGTGGCGTGGCGGGTGGTCAAACCTACGGCAAAACGGACAAAGGCATCGAAGTCACCGAAAACAAAGTCAGCGTGCCCGACTTCAATGCCACCATCGCTTACGCTCTGGGTCTGCCGCTCGATCTGGTGCTCTACAGCAGCACCAAGCGTCCCTTCACCGTCACCGACAAAGGCCAGCCGCTCACCAACCTCTTCGCGTAACAAGCGTGGTCCCAAGCGGGTCTTTACTCGCACTTTACAGACGAGGGCAGACCTGCGTGGAAGCCTGTCGGTGCCATGAAAACGCACCTACTCCTTCCTATCGCTCTTTCCGCCTTCACCCTGGTCTTACAGGCCAAAAATGAAGCGGTTACTGAAACTGCCACCGCTCCCAAAGTGCCTACTGAGGCCCAAAAGCCGACTCAGGCACAAAAACGAGTCGAGGTGTGCTTCGTGCTCGATACGACGGGCTCCATGTCCGGGCTCATCGAGGGGGCGAAGCAAAAAATCTGGTCCATCGCCAATGACATCATCTCTGCAAAGCCAAAGCCGCAGGTCCGATTTGGTCTGGTCGGTTATCGTGATCGCGGAGATGCGTATGTGACGCGTCCTGTCGCACTCACGGATGATCTGGATGCGCTTTACGCCGATTTGCAGAAATTCCGTGCCGATGGTGGTGGTGATACGCCGGAGAGCGTCAGTGAGGCGCTGCATGAAGCCGTGAGCAGCATGCAGTGGAGTGATGATCCAGATACCTTCCGCGTCGTTTACCTCGTCGGTGATGCGCCGCCGCAGCAGTATGCGGATGGCAAGCATTGGCCCAAGGTCTGCAAAAAAGCCGGCAAGAAAGACATCCTCATCAATACCATCCAGTGCGGCAACATCGCTGGCACGGCGGAGGTGTGGAAGGCCATCGCTAGCAGTGCAGGCGGCGCTTTTGCGGTCATCCCACAGGACGGCAATATGCAGCATATTGCCGCACCGCAGGACAAGGAACTGATGGAACTGAACATCAAGATCGGTGCCACCCTCATCCCCTGCGGCACGGAAAGTATGCGTCAGGGCGTGCTATCCAAGCAATCTGCCGCTGAAGCTGCGGCACCTGCGGCGAATGCAAGCCGCCTAGCCTTCAACTGGAAGTCTGCCAAGACCGTGCAGGGCACGGGAGAGCTCATCGACGCCATCAAGGAGGGCAAAAAGAAGCTCGAAGAGGTCAAAGCCGATGAGTTGCCCGAAAATTTACGAAAGCTCAGTCCAGAAGATCTCAAAGCGCACGTCGCCAAACAACAGGCCGAGCGTGAAGCCATTCAGAAACGCATCGCCGATCTCGTCAAAGCCCGTGATGCCCACATTCTCGCTGAACGCCAAAAACTCGCCGCCTCTGGCAAGACAGATTCCTTTGACGAGCAAGTCACGCAGACCCTGCACAGCCAAGCCAGCTCGAAAAACATCCGCTGGGAGTGAGTGGCCCTGAGTGGCAGTTCCTCCTCGCGTAGGTTCTGACTGCGTGCTCTCTTGGGTGTGAATTGTGTATGTCCACTTCCGCACCCAAGCCCTGGCTTTTGCTTCTCTCCGTCTTCGCCATCGCGACGTGTGGGCTGGTGTATGAGCTGATCGCGGGGACGCTGGCGAGTTATTTGCTGGGAGACTCAGTGATGCAGTTTTCCACGGTGATCGGGGTTTATCTCTTCGCGATGGGTGTGGGTTCGTATTTGTCGCGGTTCATCACGGGGAATTTGATCGCCACGTTCATTCGCATCGAGTTCCTGATCGCGTTGGTGGGTGGGTGCTCGGCGGCGCTGTTGTTTCTGCTCTTTGGGTGGAGTGTTTCGTTCCGCATCCCCCTCTATGGCATGGTATTTCTGATCGGCATGCTAGTGGGGCTGGAGATTCCGCTGCTGCTGCGAGTGCTGGAGGGACGTTTCGAGTTCAAGGACCTCGTGTCGAATGTGTTCAGCTTTGATTACATCGGGGCGTTACTCGCATCACTGCTGTTTCCGTTGGTGCTGGTGCCACATTTGGGGCTGGTGCGTAGTGCGTTTCTTTTTGGGCTTATCAATGTGGGTGTCGGCATGTTGGCGTTGCGGATGTTGAGGCATGAATTGCCGCGTAAAAGCGGTCTTTGGCTCTCTGGCGGCCTTGTGGCGGCCGTTTTGATCGCTGGACTGATTTGGGGCGAAAAAATCACCCGCTTGGCTGAATACGCGGTTTTCCCTGATCCGGTGATTTTTGCCGAATCCACGCCATATCAGCGCATCGTGCTCACGGCGTCAAAAAAGTGAGCTGCGGCTCTACCTGAATGGCAATTTGCAGTTCAGCACGCGGGATGAATATCGCTATCATGAGGCCTTGGTGCATCCTGGGCTCAGCAGGCTGCCGCAGGCCAAAAAAGTGCTCATTCTCGGTGGTGGAGATGGGCTCGCGGCGCGGGAAATCCTGCGCTATCCGCAGATCGAGTCGGTCACGCTGGTGGATCTCGATCCGGCGATGACGCGATTGTTTACCCAGCAGCCACTTTTGATGCAGCAGAATGGTGGGGCGCTGGCTTCATCCCGTGTGCGGGTGGAAAATGCGGATGCCTTCATCTGGCTGGCGGAGCAGCGTGGGCCGTTCGATTTTGTGGTGATCGACTTTCCTGATCCCTCGAATTTTTCACTGGGGAAGCTCTACACGACGACTTTTTACCAGCGCCTGCGTCGCAGCATGAGTGCGGATGCAGCGGTGGTGGTGCAGAGTACATCGCCATTTGTAGCGCGGAAGTCGTTCTGGTGCGTGGAGGCCACGCTGCGTGCCTGTGGGCTGCAAACGGAGCCGTATCACGCCTTTGTGCCGAGTTTTGGCGAGTGGGGTTTCATTTTGGCCTCTGCAAAACCTCTCACCGAAGCGGCGAAACTTCCAGAAGGCCTACGCTTCATGAATGCCGCCACTCTGGAGCAACTAACGCAGTTCCCGCCAGACATCGCCCGCGTGGCGGTGGAGACGAATCATCTGAGCAACCAGGCGCTGGTGCGTTACTTTGAGGAAGAATGGAGTCAGTGAGTGGCTTTCTTTTCGCGTGCCTCTTGCAGTGCTGACTGAATGAGTGCGGCGCTGCGTTTGGTGCCATCGCTAGCCGTGGTATTGGAGACGGCTTTGAATGCTCCGCGGAAGAAGCGCACGGTGCTAGCACTGTCTGTTTTGTATTTGGAGGTGAGCCAGCGGTCGGTGAGTTTGAATACCTTTTTTTGGGCTTTGCTGCCGACGTAGTTGCCAGCGGCACCGATGAGCGCTGTGGTGATGGCGGCAGCGCTGTTGAGTCCCTGGAGCATGACCTCGCCATTGGAATCTGGCATCTCATCAGCGAGGCGCTTCATTTCATTCTGCATGGCGAGGTATTCGGGCGTTTCGGTGGCACCTGCGCCCTGCGCCTGGATCATTCGCTTCATGATTTCTCCGTAGTCGCCGATGAGAAAAAGATTCCGAGTGACCTCGCGTGTGCGCTGCTCGGTGCCTGCGATGGTGGCCTCAAGGGAGACTTCCGCGACGGAGTAGATCGTCCTTCCGGGGACTCCCTGGAGCCCCACGGCGGAGAGGATTTTGAGGACGTGCCTTTTCCCTAGCCGTTCGAGGACTTCCTGCTGCGCATTTTTGCTGAGGTAGTTGATGGAGGCCTCTTTCGCGACGCCATAGAAGAACTCTTTGCTCACTTTTTTCGCGATGGCTTCTGGGGATTCATACTCTGCTACACGTGCAGGCATGGACTGGATCTGGCTGAGGGCGAGAGCACGGGAAAGTGCGGCGGACATAGCCGCGAGCAATTGAGAGGACTGTTGATCGACGAGGCTGCGGCGTCGTCCGAGCCAGTTGGCGTTTTGGGCGTGGCTGATGATGTCGCTGGCGATGTCTGCGCGGCGCTGATCACGGTCTTTCCGTCGTTGATCGAGCTCTGCGAGCTCTTTTTCGAGCAGTCCTTTGCGCCGATTGCCCTCCATGGCCCATTCGTTGATGCGACGCATTTCGGCCTCGCTGGTGGCGGCTAGTTTGGCGGCTTCGTGTTGCGCTTTATCGGCACGCAGGGCGGCGATGCGCCGTGTCAGATCCTCCATGTCCGCAGCGTGCGTTTTTTGCTCAAAGTCGATCTGGCGTAGCTTGTCTTCGCGGTCGCGATTGGCTCGGTCGAGCTTGTCCTGTTCGCTGTCGATGTTGGCGTAGTGATTGTTGAGGACGGCGGCTTGTTTTTCGAGGTCGAGGCGGATGTCGTCGAGTTCACGTATGGCAGATGAGACCTCCGATGCAGCGGGTTGGCCGAGTTTTTCGATAGCGATGCGCAGTTGATCAAGGCCACTGCGGAAAGGGTCAGGCGTGGCGGCCTGAGCAGTGCCAAAGGCGAATGAGAGCAAAAGTAGCGTGCAGAGGAGCTTCATGATGATTCTGGATGAGTGAGCATGATGCGCAGGACTCTGCCTGAAGCGGAATCGAGTACGTAGAGTGCGCCTTCCACCAGCCTCAGATCACCACCCGCACCGAGGACGAGTGGGATGGCGATGCCTTCCTCCAGCACATAGACGGCTTTCTCCGTGGAAAAATAGAGTGTGCTCCCAGCGACGCAGATGCCGGTGATGCTGACGTCTTCCTCTGGCAGCATGAAGACCAAGGACGGCAAGTCGGTGGTGAGGAGCCGGAAGAGCGAGCCATTTTCGGAAAAGTAGGTCTGCAAGACATCGCCGCCTGCGGTGGTGAGTGGCGAGTTCGAGCCAGTGAGAGCGATAGGCTCCTGACCTGAGTGCATGGCCATGAGTGCAGGTTGGCCCGTGTTTGAATCATAGTCGCTACGCAGTAAAAGCAGCCGCGTGTGATCCGTGGTGGGCCGTAGGCGGCAGGTGGGCATGGGTGCGGGCCCTGCTAGCTCAAATCTCCCCTGTGCGAGAAACCCGAGCTCGTTTTGCATGTTCGTGATGGCCAGCACATCCTGTGCGAAGGCGAAGGACTGCACCGCAACATCCTCCGTGAAGACTTCCTCTCCGCTATGCAGTGCGACGAGTCGCGTGCCGATCAAAACGAGCACCTCGCCGTCGGGCGAGACATCAAAGGCATCAAATCGGCTCTCACGCAATGATCCCGCGGAAGAGAGGATTTCCACCTGGATGCCTGGAGCGAGTGTGAGATCACGCTCCTCCAGCTCCGATGGGCCAAAGGCGTCTGCGCGGCCCTGCCAAAACTCGCGAGCACCGCTAAAAAGCAGGAAAAGCAGCATGCACAGCCCTACGATCTCCACCACACGGCGGCCACAGCCTGGATTCGGCTCCTGGTCGGTGGCAGACATCACTCAGTGGGCGGTGGGAGGCTTTTTTTGCGCCGAAAAATTTTGCGCAGGATGTAAATAAGCAGCACCGCCAGACCGAAGAGCAGCATGAAGACATCGACATCCGATTTGGTGTAGCTTTTCCCGAGCAGATCCATGGTGGCACGGAACAGAATGTTTCCGCCGATGAAGGAGAGGACGAGAATGCCGAAAGCATAGACGAGCTCGCGGATGCACTTGAAGATGAATTTCATGGTCGTGAGCGAGTTAGGGGGCTTGGAGACGTGTTTCTACCTTGAGGCTGGATTTTGGCACGATGGCGATCACCCATGGATAGGTGAGTGCCTGGGTGACGAAGGTGTCGGGGCCGGGTTTGCCCTCGGAATAGACGACGAGGTATTTTCCATCGCTCTCGGTGGCACTGAGGATGCGTGGCTTGAATCCGCCGGTGGGACGCTCACCGAGGGTGATGAGCACTGCCATCTCACGCTTTTCATCCAGTGCCTGCGGGGCTGGCTTGCCACTGCGGAGCCAAAAGCCCGCCCAGTCGGCCTGGGTGCTGAAGACACGCGTGGAGAAATCGCCGCCGCCATCCTGCTGGCCACGCCATTGTGGTAGGTCGGGAGTTTTGGGCTCCGCCGCAGCAGCCAAGCCACAGAGGAAAGTGCAGGCGAGGAGGAAGGAAAAGCGAGAGAGGATCATGGGGATGGTGGAGGTTGTTTTTTGAAAAGGCGTGAGGCAATCAGTGTGGCGATGACGGCAAGCACGACGTAGATCAGCGTGCGATTTTGGTTCTGAGCATCACGCTCCTCTGCGCGGTGTTCGGCGGCGAGTTGTTCATCGCGTAGGCGCTGCTCGGCGGCGTCTTTTTCCTCCTGTGCACGGATTTGATCCTGGCGTGCCTGCTGCAGGCGCTTCTGTTCGGCGATTTGCTCATCCGTAGGCTGAGTTGGCGGAATGGGGTTGCCATTGCTGTCCACAGGCACCGGAGCAATGGGGATGTCTCCCAGAGTGGACTTCAGATTCTGCGCTGATAGCCTCTGGAGAGATAGTGCCGAGGCAAAACACAGCAGTGCGAGGAGAGGAGCGGCTTTCATAGGAATCTGAGGCTTTCAAAAAACTGAAGGCGTCGAATCTTGATTCAGCTCGGCAGAGCACCCTGGCGGTGTCGTGCAGAAGGAAAATCCGGCTGGTGACAAAGGATGCTGTGTGCAGTTTGCGTGGTTCGCTAGTCCTTTTTTCAGGCTCGCATTCGGCCTGTGAACGAGCAAACTCGTGGGCTGTTTGTCTCTATGCGGATGCGTTTTTTCATTCTGTTCCTCTTTCTAGCCTGTGGCGCGATTTTGCGCGGGCAGATCGTGGTCGGGGGGAAGCAGTTTGAGCGCTCAGTGGTGGAAACGGGCTCGAAAGGCGAGTGGGTGCTCTATGAGAAGCGGGCACCGAGGAATGAAGGCACGCGGCACTGGCTGACGAGGCGTGTGCGGGTGGAATTGCGGGCGGGGAAGGACATCGCGGGGCTGCGTTCCTTGCCCGGTGTGCTGAAGGTGGAAAAACGCGGTAAGTATGCCGTGGTGGATTTCGCAGGGAAAGCAGACGCGGCCCTGGGTGGAGCGGAAATGCTGCAAAAACGGCCCGAAGTGGCCTCCGCGACACCTTTGCTGGCTAGGCAGCTTTTTCGCTGCGCAGTGCCGAATGATCCGCTTTTTGACCAACAGTGGCATTTGCGCAATACGGGGCAAAATGGTGGCACGGCAGGTGTGGATGTGAATGCGGTGAATGTCTGGGACACGCGAAAAGGCAGCGGTGTGCGCATCGGCATCGTGGATGATGGGCTGGAGGTGGCGCATGCGGATTTGGCCGCGAATGTGGATCTGGTGAATGATCGTGATTTTAATGCGCTCGATGATGATCCCTCTCCAGGGGTGGAAAACTACCACGGCACTGCCTGCGCAGGGGTAGCGGCGGCACGCGGTGATAATGCCCTCGGAGTGAGTGGCGTGGCACCGCTGGCGACGCTGGTGGGGCTGAAGCTCATCGCTGCGCCGACGACGGATGCGGATGAGGCGGATGCTTTTGCCTTCAAGAAGGACATCATCGACATCAAGAGCAACTCCTGGGGCCCCTACGACAGTGCCTATGGCACGGGTGGGCCTGGGCCGCTGAGCTTAGCCGCACTCGAGGATGCTGCGACGACGGGGCGGGCAGGGAAGGGCACCGTTTTCCTCTGGGCAGCGGGGAATGGCAATGGCTCGGGCGATGACTCGAATTACGATGGCTGGGCGGCATCGCCGTATGCGATCGCTGTTTCTGCGATCAATGAAAAGGGCCGCGCCTCTTGGTATAGCGAGCCAGGGGCGAATATCCTGGTCTGTGCGCCATCGAATGGCGGTAAGCAGGGCATTACCACGACGGATCGCAGCGGTGACATCGGCTACAATGAAGATGGCGGCACGGTGGAGCATCCTGATTACCCCAATTTCGATTACACGAATACTTTTGGTGGCACTTCATCGGCCACTCCAGCGGTGGCGGGTGTGGTGGCGCTGATGCTGGAGGCGAATCCTGCGTTGAAGGTGCGTGATGTGCAGGAGATCCTGGTGCGCACGGCGGTGAAGAATGATGAATTCGATGGCGCATGGGTGCAGAACGGTGTGGGGTTTCACTTCAATGAGCGCTACGGTGCAGGCTTGGTGAATGCACAGGCCGCTGTGGCAATGGCGGCGACTTGGACGAATTTGGCGGCAAGGCAGCAGCATGTGATGACGCAGACAGCGCTGGCGCAGCCGATCCCGGATGCCGATGCTGCGGGCACCGCACGCACCTTCAGCGTGCCCTTGGCGAATAATCTGCGCTTGGAGCATGTGACGGTGCATGTGAAGGCCACGCACAGCTACGTGGGGCATCTGGAGTGGCGGCTGAAGTCGCCCAGTGGTGTGAGTGTGCGGCTGGCCAGATCCCGCTTCAATGATACGGCGGTGGATCTGGACTGGACCTTCATGACGACGCATTTCTGGGGCGAGCGCTCGCACGGAGACTGGAAGCTGGAGGTGATCGACCGCACCATCGACCACGCAGGCACGCTGGATGAGGTGACGATCACCTTTTTCGGCACACCCACGCCAGAGGCGCTGCCACTGCCGGTTTTGACATCGAGCTGGATCATCGTGGGCCGTGAGGGCTGGGAGATGAAGCATCAGATGACGGCATCGAATGCGCCGACGCTGTTTGAGGCTGGAAGATATTTTTACAGCGGCTTGCCGGCAGGATTGACCCTGAATCCCACCACTGGGCTCATCACGGGCACGCCGACAGAGACTGGGCTCACTGATGGCTATCAGGATGTGACGAATGCGAGCGGCACGAGCAGCGAGTACACCTATTTCTACATCCTTGCGGCATTGCCAGCGCTCTCCACGGCGGTGGAGCAGCCGACGGCGACAAAGATCGTGCCATTTGGCTTTGGTGATCCGATTTTGCAGACTGCCACCACGCATGATGGCGTGGATGCGATCCAGTTCGCGAATGTGGAGGATGAGGAGTACTCGGGCATGGAATTCACCGTGAATGGGCCTGCGCGGCTGGCTTTTCAGTGGAAGGTGTCTTCAGAAAAGAATTACGATTATCTCATTCTCACGGTGGATGGCTATGTGCGTGACTACCTAACGGGCGAGAAAGATTGGACGCTGAGTGAGACAGACATCGGCAGTGGCCCGCACAACATCGACATCTATTACTCCAAGGATCAGGGCGAGAAAAAAGGCCTGGATACAGGATGGGTGGATGAGATGACGATCACACCGATCACCACCGCTCCTGTCGTCCCAGCAGCGACGGTGAAGGCGTATGCGGGCATCTATTTCCGCCATGTGATCGAGGCTACGAATGCGCCTACGACTTACACTGCCAGTAATCTGCCAGCGGGACTGACACTGCATGCAGAAACGGGTCTGATCTATGGCAGCGTGGCAGCGGTGGGCAGCTATCCAGTCACGGTGACAGCGACGAATAGCTTTGGCGTAGGAACGGGCACAGTGACGATCGAGGTAGGCACGGTGGCACAGGGGCTGGCAGAGGTGCTGGATGCGCCGACACGCACCTTTGCCACTACGGGCGATAAAACATGGCTGCCGCAGTGGCTCTACGCTCGCGATGGTGAGGATGCTGCTCGCAGTGGGCCGGTCGATCACGAGGAGAGCTGCGAGATGAGCACGGAGGTCACGGGGCCGTGTAAGGTGACCTTCTACTGGGGTGTGTCTTCGGAGGAGGACTATGATTTTCTACGCTTCTACATTGATGGCGTAGAGACGGACTCGATCAGCGGCGAGGTGGGCTGGACGAGGAAGGGCTTTCTGATCCCCGCAGGCACGCATTTGCTGAAATGGAGCTACTCGAAGGACGAAGCGACTGCTTCGGGGCTCGACAGCGGTTTTGTCGATACATTTGAAGTCCACACGGATGCAGATGGCGATGGCTTCTACAGTGACTTGGAGACGTATTTTGGCACCAGTGACTCGAATGTGAATGCGCAGCCCCAAACGACGCTCAGTCGCAGCACGAGCACCGTTCTGAGTTTCCCGAGCGTGGCTGGGAACGACTACCGGATCGAGTACAGCGATGATTTGAAGAAATGGACGCCCGTAATCGTGACGGCGACGTCTGCGAGCACGACCTGGACGGATGCCAATGCGGTGAACAAGTCGAAACGCTTCTACCGGGTGGCGATCCCGTGATTTGACGTTCTCTTGCGAAACCAAACTGCGTTAGCCGGGTTTGCACCGTGCATGACACCCGCTACTCTGGTGGTCGCGATTCCCGCCTTTTTCATGCCTGAACCGGAACGGACCCAACATGCCCCTCCCGCGCCCGATTTCTCGGACGCGGTGGATGAGTCATCCGATGCGGAGAGCGTGCGTCTGATGATGCGGGTCAGGGAAGGGGATGAGCGGGCGCTGGAGGGGCTCATCGAGTTGCATCAGAATGCCATCATCGGCACGGTGTATCGCATGCTGGGGAGTATGGATGATGCGCATGACATCGCGCAGCAGGTCTTTATCCGAGTGTGGCGCAGTGCGCCGCGTTACGAGCCGACAGCGAAGTTCACGACCTGGCTCTTCACCATCATGCGGAATCTAGTCTTCAATGAGACTCGTCGGCGGGTTCGTCGCCGCATGGAAGTGAGCCTAGATGCTGTGCGTGAGGATGATGGGCCGGAGAATCAATACACGGACTCCAGTGTGCCTGGGGCGGATGAGAATCTGGCGAAGGCTGAATTTCACGATGCACTGGACCGAGCCATCGCGGCGCTGCCGGAGAAGCAGCGGCTGGCGGTGATCCTACGCGGGAAACAAGATCTGCCGTATGAGGAGATCTGCACGATCATGAAAATGTCTCTGCCCGCGCTGAAGAGCCTACTTTTCCGTGCCAGGAACGATCTGCGAAAGAATCTGGCGCAGTTCTTGGGTGAGGATGTGCCTTGAGGGGCGAAAAGGCGAGCTCGCACTCAGGCGATGAGCTTGTCGATGACTTGGCCGCCGATCTGTGAGAGCTGCTTGAAGCGTCCGCCGTGATAAAACGTGAGCTTATTGTCATCTAGGCCGAGTAGGCGCAGGAGTGTGACGTGGAGATCACGGACATGATGCACCTCTTCGATAGCCTCCATGCCACGATCATCGGTGGCACCGATGGTGTGGCCTGCTTTGCAGCCACCGCCAGCCATCCAGACGGTCATGGCTTTCGGGTTGTGATCGCGCCCATAGGCCGTGCCACCGCGCACACCATTATCAGGTGTGCGGCCAAATTCGCCGCACCAGACGATCAGAGTGTCTTCGAGCAGGCCGCGCTGCTTTAGGTCACGGATGAGCGCCGCGATAGGCTGATCGACTTGGCGGATGAGGTTGCCATGAGCCCGCTCGATGTAGTCGTGGCTATCCCAGGTGCCCGCGTAGAGTTGGACAAAGCGAACGCCTTTCTCCACCAGCTTGCGAGCGAGCAGACATTTACGGCCAAAGGCATCAGTCGCGTCTTGCCCGATTCCGTAAGCGGCTTTGAGCTGGGTATCCTCCTTTTCGATGTCGATGACCTCTGGCACCTGCATCTGCATGCGAAAAGCGAGTTCGTAATTGGCCATGCGAGCCTTCAGTTCATCATGCCAAGGGTGCTCGGAAGCGTGCTGGGCATTCAGCTTGGAGAGCAGGTCCAGATTCGCACGCTGATGATCGGCGGTGATGCCCTGCGGTGGCTTCAGATCGAGAATGGGCGATCCTTTGGCCCGCAGGGCAGTGCCCTGGAAGTGAGCGGGCAGGTAGCCGCTCCCCCAGTTCGCACTGCCCCCTTGTGGATAGCTGATTTCCGGGAGGACGAGGAAGCCCGGCAGGTCCTGATTGACCGACCCGAGGCCGTAAGAGACCCATGCACCGAGTGCGGGATCGCCGCCGAAGCGATTGCCGCAATTCATTTGATACATCGCCGTCGGATGATTGACGGAATCGACCTGACAGCCGCGAAAGAAGCACAAATCATCCGCCACCTGGCTGAGATGCTGCCAGGGCTCACTCATCCACGCGCCACTCTGGCCATGCTGGGCGAACCGGAAGGGCGAGCGCACATAGTAGCGCTTTCCGCTCTCCATCGCGGATTTCATCTTTCCTTCCCGCGTGAACTCTTTGAGGTGCAGCTTCTCCAAAGCGGGTTTTGGGTCAAAACAGTCGATATGACTCGGCCCGCCCTCCATCATGAGAAAAAT is a genomic window of Verrucomicrobiaceae bacterium containing:
- a CDS encoding DUF1501 domain-containing protein; this encodes MKTTTDLSRRDFVENIAKTCLGVSVMNGLAPRGLAAPFEGASKAKQVATAKRVIYLYMSGGMTHLDTFGVVPGADTMGTTKAIKTSADGVQVSEYLPETAKMMHRGVVINSLTSTQGAHAQGNYFQHTSYTMRGATRHPTMGAWLQKFHGKGNADLPGSVIITGDSKHPGGGFFEAAFQPLILNDPAKGLQNSHKPDSLSDGDFDYRLGLSAKLDQGFRQAYNYNGVKAYAEVYKDAIKVMKSEDLDAFDLSKESAETHAIYGEGNFSQGCLLARRLIEHGVKFVEVTLGGWDMHQDIYARLPERAAELDKAVGALLSDLDRRGLLDDTLVVLTSEFGRTPKINQNDGRDHYPKAFSSVLWGGGVAGGQTYGKTDKGIEVTENKVSVPDFNATIAYALGLPLDLVLYSSTKRPFTVTDKGQPLTNLFA
- a CDS encoding VWA domain-containing protein, translated to MKTHLLLPIALSAFTLVLQAKNEAVTETATAPKVPTEAQKPTQAQKRVEVCFVLDTTGSMSGLIEGAKQKIWSIANDIISAKPKPQVRFGLVGYRDRGDAYVTRPVALTDDLDALYADLQKFRADGGGDTPESVSEALHEAVSSMQWSDDPDTFRVVYLVGDAPPQQYADGKHWPKVCKKAGKKDILINTIQCGNIAGTAEVWKAIASSAGGAFAVIPQDGNMQHIAAPQDKELMELNIKIGATLIPCGTESMRQGVLSKQSAAEAAAPAANASRLAFNWKSAKTVQGTGELIDAIKEGKKKLEEVKADELPENLRKLSPEDLKAHVAKQQAEREAIQKRIADLVKARDAHILAERQKLAASGKTDSFDEQVTQTLHSQASSKNIRWE
- a CDS encoding protease complex subunit PrcB family protein, with protein sequence MILSRFSFLLACTFLCGLAAAAEPKTPDLPQWRGQQDGGGDFSTRVFSTQADWAGFWLRSGKPAPQALDEKREMAVLITLGERPTGGFKPRILSATESDGKYLVVYSEGKPGPDTFVTQALTYPWVIAIVPKSSLKVETRLQAP
- a CDS encoding S8 family serine peptidase, which translates into the protein MRFFILFLFLACGAILRGQIVVGGKQFERSVVETGSKGEWVLYEKRAPRNEGTRHWLTRRVRVELRAGKDIAGLRSLPGVLKVEKRGKYAVVDFAGKADAALGGAEMLQKRPEVASATPLLARQLFRCAVPNDPLFDQQWHLRNTGQNGGTAGVDVNAVNVWDTRKGSGVRIGIVDDGLEVAHADLAANVDLVNDRDFNALDDDPSPGVENYHGTACAGVAAARGDNALGVSGVAPLATLVGLKLIAAPTTDADEADAFAFKKDIIDIKSNSWGPYDSAYGTGGPGPLSLAALEDAATTGRAGKGTVFLWAAGNGNGSGDDSNYDGWAASPYAIAVSAINEKGRASWYSEPGANILVCAPSNGGKQGITTTDRSGDIGYNEDGGTVEHPDYPNFDYTNTFGGTSSATPAVAGVVALMLEANPALKVRDVQEILVRTAVKNDEFDGAWVQNGVGFHFNERYGAGLVNAQAAVAMAATWTNLAARQQHVMTQTALAQPIPDADAAGTARTFSVPLANNLRLEHVTVHVKATHSYVGHLEWRLKSPSGVSVRLARSRFNDTAVDLDWTFMTTHFWGERSHGDWKLEVIDRTIDHAGTLDEVTITFFGTPTPEALPLPVLTSSWIIVGREGWEMKHQMTASNAPTLFEAGRYFYSGLPAGLTLNPTTGLITGTPTETGLTDGYQDVTNASGTSSEYTYFYILAALPALSTAVEQPTATKIVPFGFGDPILQTATTHDGVDAIQFANVEDEEYSGMEFTVNGPARLAFQWKVSSEKNYDYLILTVDGYVRDYLTGEKDWTLSETDIGSGPHNIDIYYSKDQGEKKGLDTGWVDEMTITPITTAPVVPAATVKAYAGIYFRHVIEATNAPTTYTASNLPAGLTLHAETGLIYGSVAAVGSYPVTVTATNSFGVGTGTVTIEVGTVAQGLAEVLDAPTRTFATTGDKTWLPQWLYARDGEDAARSGPVDHEESCEMSTEVTGPCKVTFYWGVSSEEDYDFLRFYIDGVETDSISGEVGWTRKGFLIPAGTHLLKWSYSKDEATASGLDSGFVDTFEVHTDADGDGFYSDLETYFGTSDSNVNAQPQTTLSRSTSTVLSFPSVAGNDYRIEYSDDLKKWTPVIVTATSASTTWTDANAVNKSKRFYRVAIP
- a CDS encoding sigma-70 family RNA polymerase sigma factor → MPEPERTQHAPPAPDFSDAVDESSDAESVRLMMRVREGDERALEGLIELHQNAIIGTVYRMLGSMDDAHDIAQQVFIRVWRSAPRYEPTAKFTTWLFTIMRNLVFNETRRRVRRRMEVSLDAVREDDGPENQYTDSSVPGADENLAKAEFHDALDRAIAALPEKQRLAVILRGKQDLPYEEICTIMKMSLPALKSLLFRARNDLRKNLAQFLGEDVP
- a CDS encoding DUF1501 domain-containing protein → MKSTFFPCAGTRALHAPTRREFVYGLGTSLGSVALTSMLAAEQKSPLSPKAPQFPARAKNCIFLMMEGGPSHIDCFDPKPALEKLHLKEFTREGKMKSAMESGKRYYVRSPFRFAQHGQSGAWMSEPWQHLSQVADDLCFFRGCQVDSVNHPTAMYQMNCGNRFGGDPALGAWVSYGLGSVNQDLPGFLVLPEISYPQGGSANWGSGYLPAHFQGTALRAKGSPILDLKPPQGITADHQRANLDLLSKLNAQHASEHPWHDELKARMANYELAFRMQMQVPEVIDIEKEDTQLKAAYGIGQDATDAFGRKCLLARKLVEKGVRFVQLYAGTWDSHDYIERAHGNLIRQVDQPIAALIRDLKQRGLLEDTLIVWCGEFGRTPDNGVRGGTAYGRDHNPKAMTVWMAGGGCKAGHTIGATDDRGMEAIEEVHHVRDLHVTLLRLLGLDDNKLTFYHGGRFKQLSQIGGQVIDKLIA